DNA sequence from the Saccopteryx leptura isolate mSacLep1 chromosome 4, mSacLep1_pri_phased_curated, whole genome shotgun sequence genome:
GACACCCTCCCAGCAGGAGAGAGACCCCAGCGAACCAGCCGATGAAGAGGGCTTCCCCAAACTCCCACCTGGGCACAATCTCGGGGACGGTCTCATCCCAGAACTCCCGGACGGTCATGTGGGCGACCCAGGAGACCGGCACCAGGGCCGCGATGCCCGCTGTCCAGAACAGAATTCCTCCCAGGATTAGCAGTCGCTTCTTGAGCTCTTGCTGGCCCTGTCCAATTCTCAGGCAGTCCAGCCCAGACCCAGAGACCAGCAGGCCCAGAAACCCCAGCCCGTTGGACAGGAACATCAAAATCCTGGCGACCCTGAGTTCGACGGGCAGAGCCAGGAAAGAATCAAAGTCCTTGCATTGCATCCCACCTTCCTCCTGGATGACGCAGGTCTGCCAGAGTCCCATGGTCcagttttccatttcattcaagTCCAGGTTGAGGTTTTTCCAATGGGGCAGATAAGTTGTAATAATGGCTAACACCCATCCCAGCAAAGATAATAAAAGTCCAACGAATTGCATTACTGCTCTAAAGACTAAAGCCATGGCGACAAAATCTTGCACCTTTGACCACCCCTATAGGAACCTTCGTCTCTTAGTGGTGGACAGTAGTGTGACGATCTTGGTTCTATGCTGCCCGGAATATAAGCTTTGGTCATTAACTCCTTGGGCACTCTGAAATGCGTTTTTGTTCCTCTTGAATATAATGTTTCACGTAAAGGACGGAGAACCCTGCTAAAACTATGAGTTAGGCGTTCTGATAAGAATTTGACCTGTTACCTTCCGATGCGCTTGGTAAAACTATATCCAATGCTGGATGGTCCCAAGTCTAAGGATGAACAAAGAGGCCTCTATGACCCCTCACcctaaaagacaacagaaatctTTGTGCTTCAATATGGATTAATTAGATTTTAAGTGGTGATAAAAGCCCAGCTCTCTCTATAACAGGACTTCATTGTAATAGCCGAATCTGAGATGTCAGGATGCAGAACAAGGCCTTGTAGAGAAAGGCAGGCTCTACCTATAATCTTCACTCTGCTCGGACTTCCTCAACCTACACAAGGGCCTGGCCCGCGTTCCTGAGTGTCACAGGGACCCAGTCGGGACTTGGCAGGGGCGCTTCCCTCAGATTCCTCTGAAAGGTAGATGCTGGTTCACCGGGTTCATTAAAGTGGAAACACCGGAGGCCCTGGCCCAGAGGTGCTtcgggagggggtggaggggtggccaGGCTGGGAAGCTCTGGACTTCGCCGGATGGTGTCCTCCTCATGGGCTTGGGGTAAAGCGTGATTTCTTACTCTCTGAGAGGTGTTTTCTGCCCAGAGCTGAGCTGCCTCTttatttgaactattttttttaatctttttattgaatttattggggtgaggtTGGTTAGCTGAGCTTTCTTGACTGTCACTCACGAGACAAAGCAGCCTCAGCATGAAGACTCCCACAGTTCAGGACAAAAGACTGAAAACAAGAGCCACAGCAGGGCTGACCTTTGCGACTGCAGCTTGTTTGGGCTTTTGGTTTGGACCACACCCTGAGAGCATACTGCAGAACCAGCCGCTCACTCTTGGAGAATCCAGGACCTCATAGACCAGGATGAAAAACCCCATGCCAGGTTCCCAGGGCTTCCCCAGGTCCTGCAGCGGCCGACTCCTCTCTGCAGGGCCCCGGGGCACCCGGCACCCACAGGGAAAAGGCAGGGTCTGATGGGCCAGCAGGGGACCCTTCAGAGAGCCACTGGCCTGGGAGATCCTACCCTGTGAGCAGAACCGCCTCCTGGCTCCTGCCAGCTGTCGTGTCTGGTGCAGCGTCAGAGAGGACCTATTGTGATGTTACTCAATAGATAGGAAAGACAGACCGCCCCTCTGCTGCGTCCAAACTAAGTAGACGAGTTGGGTTAGATGAGTGGTGGCCGTTTCCACATTCTCCATCCTTTTGAAGGTGAATTCTTTCTTAACTTTTACAGATTTGCAGAACCCCTTAGGATGCTGTCCTCAGTGGACAAGTCTACACAAAGACATAGGACCCAGAaagggctagagcaggggtccccaaactacggcccgcgggccgcatgcagccccctgaggccatttatccggcccccaccgcacttccggaaggggcacctctttcattggtggtcagtgagaggagcatagttcccattgaaatactggtcagtttgttgatttaaatttacttgttctttattttaaaaattgtatttgttcccgttttgtttttttactttaaaataaaatatgtgcagtgtgcatagggatttgttcatagtttttttttatagtccggccctccagtggtctgagggacagtgaactggccccctgtgtaaaaagtttggggacccctgggctagagagtTGCCCAGCACCTCATCCCCAGGAGACGGGGTGACAGGAAGCTGGCCCTTCCCTGCTGGGAGGCAGATGGGACCGGGGAAGCCGCTGGGAACAATCACTAACAGTTACAAGGAGAGGGCTCCTCAGATCACACTGAAATGTTTTAGTGCCCAGGGAATGGAACAGGCTGCTCTGTGAGGCAGGGCACGCTCCCTCCCAAAGGTGTTTAAAGGGCAGCGCTCACCTGTCAGGGCTCTCGTGGGAGGCAGGCCCGCTGTGTGGCAGTTGGActttcagcattaaaaaaaaacccacacagttCCTGAGCATTGCCTTCTGGCCAGCAGTACAGGAAGACCTGGAGACCGACCCAGCCAAGACCGGGACGCGGGCTCTGCCCGGCCCCAGTGGGAGGAGGAGACCACCagaaaacaggaaaaggaaagaatccaAATAAGCAAAAAAGCCGGGAGGAGCGTCCCGGGTGGAGGAGGCCCCGGCACAATTGCCCTGAGCCTGGAAAGCACAAAGCCCCCTCCCCAAACTCCTGCCCCGGGACTTCCCTTCTCCACATCGCAGTCCACAGGTCAACTGCATAGACCGTGCGAAGGGTGGGGAGCGGGCAGAGGAGGGTGAATTCAGCCAGAAAGCAAATGCTGTTAGCACCACATTGTTCAGCATGGACTACGTTATCTCTGTCTcagggacattaaaaaaaaagggagaggaaccctcatacacaGAATTCAAGAGGTCAGATCATGTCCACTTCTGATGAAAGAGCCCAAAGCCACACATCCAGAGAAAACTCTCCGTCCGGGGCAAGGGTTGGTCAAAGTCCCCCAGATAAACCATCCCCAAATTCAGTCACTTTCACCAATAATCATGTATAAGGATGTTGCCTATGAATCTGCGGTTCGGGTCAAACTCAGAGGGGACATTTGTCTCTGCTCCCAGTGGTGTCGGCTGAGCCTGAGTCATTGTATGACCTCGTCTAGGGAGTCAACCAAGCTTCACTTCTGCCGTTCCGTCATAGCCTCTCAGGATGAGGCTCCATCTCTTGACGAGGGACAGCAAGGTTCTGGAACAGCTTGTGGGACTGGAAATGTTTCTGTGCTTATTTCTGGAGCATAAATCTTTCATGAAGAGTAAATCAGATTGACCCACTCATGAAGCCATTGCCCGAGGCTTGCATTCCAGGAGCTGCATGACAAACGCTGCAGAGAAGATGGCCCTTCTTTATCTGCTCGGTGTCGTGCCCTTCTGCTCACGGTGAAGTTTACGGTCCCATCAAACTCTCTGGCTTATGCAGATGTTGGCCGGTTTGGCACAAACTTCTGCCCCCGCCCTCCTGTGCCCTGCCCCTCAGCTGCCTGTCCTGCCCTGTCTCCTCCCTAGTCCATGGCTGCCGTC
Encoded proteins:
- the LOC136404038 gene encoding putative claudin-24; the protein is MALVFRAVMQFVGLLLSLLGWVLAIITTYLPHWKNLNLDLNEMENWTMGLWQTCVIQEEGGMQCKDFDSFLALPVELRVARILMFLSNGLGFLGLLVSGSGLDCLRIGQGQQELKKRLLILGGILFWTAGIAALVPVSWVAHMTVREFWDETVPEIVPRWEFGEALFIGWFAGVSLLLGGCLLNWAACSPPAFLASGHYAVAETQTQCPYLENGTADPKP